Genomic window (Streptococcus porcinus):
TTCAGCTACATTAATATGGGTATTTGTTTTACCATTTGTCTTATCTTTGTTCGTCGCATGGTATTTTATTTATTCATTAGATCAGTTTACTTTAGTTTCCTACATTGGTGTATTGAAAAAGTGTAGCATAATCTATTGTATCGTAGAACTTTTGCTTTACTTTTTAATTAATAGAAAATATCAAAAGATGATCTTGGATGGGGTTTTTGAATAGCTCTATATGAAATCTTAAATAGTGATTAGTATTGGTAGAATCAACAATTTAATTTATTGAAACTATCGGTGTCCTATTATGTGAGTGGAAAGTATAACGTATAATATCAGAATCGCATACTTTTAAATGGTGTGAGTAATTAAAGAAAACTTTAAAATAGGAGAGATTATGAAGAAAATGACAGCTCTGCACATAAAAATAGTAGCCCTTATTTTTATGTTAATTGATCATATTAATACATTCTTTGGGCATCAATTGGGATTTCCACAATGGTTTCATTGGTTAGGAAGGTTTGTAGCTCCAGTATTTTTATATTTACTGATGGAAGGATTTAAGTATACCAAAAGTAGAAAACAATATTTAAAGAGGTTATTTATAGCTTCCATGATTATGCATATGATAAATATTGTTAGAAGTGTCTTAACTAAAGGTTATATTAATTCTTATACCAAGGAATTTGATGCCTTTGGGCTCATAGCTGGAAACAATATATTTTGGACCCTTTTTTTAATGCTAAGTCTATTTATCCTGTTGGATAAGGTAAAAAATGGAGAAGGTCTAAGAGGAAAAAAATGGATAGTGGCAATAATATTAATGCTACCGTTAATCTTATTTGCAGAAGGTGGTTTTTATTTGCTACCAATAGCATTTGCTTGTTTTTTCTTTAACAATAACGCAAAAAAAGTAAGTGTATCAGTATTTATATGGTCGATGATATTACTTAGCAAAACCCTCTTTAACTATGTAGATGGAGGAAATCAAGTCATGTCATTATATCAACAATTAACTTATTCAAGTGAATTTTTGATGATGACATCAATTCCATTTATCCTAGCTTATAACGGGAAAAGGGGAGGAAGTGGGAAAAAATGGGAAAAGAATCTATTTTATGTATTTTATCCTCTTCATCTAGTAATAATCTATTCACTATCCATTATTTTTAACCTTTTTTAAAAAAATAGTATACTCATGTTATATGCTTTATAGGAGGAACTCTATGCAGATATATGATAATGACGGAAATGAAGCAAATTATAAAAGGATATTGGTTTTCGATTTAGACGGAACAATTGTCTATGATGGAACAACTATTGAACCAATGATATTAGAATTTTTATTAAGTATTCAAGATAGCTATGAGATCATCTTTGCTTCAGCAAGGCCTATCCGAGATATGCTTCCTCTATTAATTGATTTTCAAAAGAATCAATTAATTGGTGGAAATGGAAGTATGATACGTAAGGATAATAAGATAAGTCTAGTTGCTAGAATACCAGAAGAAGCCATGATAACTATTCTAACTTTAATCCATAAGTTAGACCTTGATTACATTGTGGATTATAGTTGGGATTATTCTGCTAGAATAAGAGATATTAATAATACGATTTTAGAAAAATTGGATAGTGGTAGGTTAGCAGAGAATGTCAATTTGACACCATCAAATGTTAGCAAAGTTATCTTGTTTAATATTTCAAGAGACATGGCAGCGAATTTTGAAGAAATGGATGGTATTAACGCTTTATATCATGAAGATGTTCATGAACTCGTAATAATAAGTAAAGGTATAGATAAGTACTCAGCGTTAACTTTGCTAATTAACAACAAGCCATATTATGCTTTTGGAAATGATAAAAATGATATTGCGCTATTGAATAACTCTGAGAAAGGATACGCTATTGAATACTCTTTTAGCCATTTAGGAAATGTTCAAGATATAACAAAGAATCAGATGATAGACTCTCTCTCTAAACTTGACATATTTAAATAACTGTAGACACTATTACTGACATCAAAAAGTATCAACTTTTTGATATTGCTAGTGTCAAATCAATTCCTATCCTATGCTTAGAAAAAGAATCTTATATCTATGACTATAGATTTAACTAACTGTAAAGTTAATAAGTTTACATGTATATCATCAGCGTTTAAATATGAGTTAGTTTGAATTTTTTAGAAATTTTTATGCTATACTAGTTGTATTAGTGAAACGATACTAATTCTAGGAGTGTTAAGGTTTATAAAGAAAGACTTAATCTTTACCGAGTTATTAGTGTTTATTTGAGTTGTGGTATTTTTATAGTTCAGATGTAAAAATGGCAGTGGCATGATAAGTTATGGAGTTGAAGGCAATGATTTGTTTTGTAATAGATGATGTCTCGTAGGCAGATCAAAGAAAAATACAAAAAGTTATGACAATAATTTATGGAGATAGGGAGAAAATAAATTGAGGGCCATAATTAATAAATCGGATTTTAGTTGGGCTTTAATAGGTTTTATGGCGTTATTTTTAGGAGCGTTTTTTTGGGGAATAGTCATAGGTCTAATTTTTAGAACTTCAGAGGCGATTACCCTATCTGTAATGATTGGCGGAGGTTTGACTAGTTTTTTAACTCTATGGTATGGGTATTGCTATAAAAACAAATGGACTTTAGCAGATCTAGGCTTTCACAAAGGTGAGCATTCTTTATGGAACTTGATTTGGTGGGTTCCGATAACTTTTATTTTTTCAATTAGTGGCTCAGTCTTATTGTCATTTCTTTTAGGCGTTTCTCATGACACTGTCGAAGGTGGGGTAAATAGCGGAACAATGCATCTAGGGTGGGGAGCAGTTGTGGCGATGGAGCTAACTGTAGGAATTTTAATCCCCTTTGTTGAAGAAATCATTTTTAGACGATTTTTATTTGATTGGTTCAAATTATATTTTCCCACATGGCTTGCTGCTAGTGCCGTAGTTATACTATTTGCAGGGATGCATGTTATTTCGGCAGTAGTAATTTACGTTTTGTTTTTAGGGATTTCACTAATGCTTTCTCGTATTTGGTTTCAAAATCTGACTGCGCCGTGGATTATTCACATGATAAATAATTCAATAGTAGTTTTATTCGCAACGCTTAGATAAACGAATTATATTTTAATTACAATCAAAGCTTTTTATAAAATAGATTCGGAATAAAATGTATTGCGGTGACTCCCTTTCTTTATAAGTTACCAAGTGAATAAAACTTAAAAGAAGTCAAAAAAGAAAGATTGAAGCTTTAAGGAGTATCTTATGAAAATTTTGAAGGAAGACAATTGTTATTGGGAAATATGGGAGAGTGCTATCAGCAATAATAAATTATTATCAATACTATTTTGAATCTGGTTTTGAGAAAAAAGAGGTGTATGAATGTCAATTAAACTAAAAGAAGTGAACCTTAAATCTAGTCAATATTGTATTAATCAGGCTTGTGAACTTATTAAAAAATTTTGGAAAGAGCATAGTGATAGTGTTCAAACGGATGAAGAATCTATGGATGACTTCAAAGAATGGCAAAGTAAAGGAAACTTTTTTAACTTAGTTCAATTTCAAAATCAGTACATTGGTTTTGCGAGATTAGGAAATAGAGGTGCTAAAATTGATTGGCTAGAA
Coding sequences:
- a CDS encoding TraX family protein, coding for MKKMTALHIKIVALIFMLIDHINTFFGHQLGFPQWFHWLGRFVAPVFLYLLMEGFKYTKSRKQYLKRLFIASMIMHMINIVRSVLTKGYINSYTKEFDAFGLIAGNNIFWTLFLMLSLFILLDKVKNGEGLRGKKWIVAIILMLPLILFAEGGFYLLPIAFACFFFNNNAKKVSVSVFIWSMILLSKTLFNYVDGGNQVMSLYQQLTYSSEFLMMTSIPFILAYNGKRGGSGKKWEKNLFYVFYPLHLVIIYSLSIIFNLF
- a CDS encoding HAD hydrolase family protein codes for the protein MQIYDNDGNEANYKRILVFDLDGTIVYDGTTIEPMILEFLLSIQDSYEIIFASARPIRDMLPLLIDFQKNQLIGGNGSMIRKDNKISLVARIPEEAMITILTLIHKLDLDYIVDYSWDYSARIRDINNTILEKLDSGRLAENVNLTPSNVSKVILFNISRDMAANFEEMDGINALYHEDVHELVIISKGIDKYSALTLLINNKPYYAFGNDKNDIALLNNSEKGYAIEYSFSHLGNVQDITKNQMIDSLSKLDIFK
- a CDS encoding CPBP family intramembrane glutamic endopeptidase, producing the protein MRAIINKSDFSWALIGFMALFLGAFFWGIVIGLIFRTSEAITLSVMIGGGLTSFLTLWYGYCYKNKWTLADLGFHKGEHSLWNLIWWVPITFIFSISGSVLLSFLLGVSHDTVEGGVNSGTMHLGWGAVVAMELTVGILIPFVEEIIFRRFLFDWFKLYFPTWLAASAVVILFAGMHVISAVVIYVLFLGISLMLSRIWFQNLTAPWIIHMINNSIVVLFATLR